A stretch of Hydrotalea sp. DNA encodes these proteins:
- the frr gene encoding ribosome recycling factor — protein MIDYQTASQRMQSSLDVLQKELAALRSGRANPKMLDPVMVETYGNRVPLQQCASVSVPEPRQLAISVWDPTNVKAVEKAISDAGLGLNPQTEGTTIRLRIPELNEERRMELIKLGHKYAETAKVAVRNLRRDHLEFIKKNEKDKKIGEDDARQQAEVAQKLTDKFIAEIDKMMADKEKDIKHI, from the coding sequence ATGATAGATTATCAAACAGCCTCGCAACGCATGCAATCATCGCTCGATGTGTTGCAAAAAGAACTGGCGGCCTTACGTTCGGGCCGCGCCAACCCAAAAATGCTCGACCCGGTGATGGTCGAAACCTATGGCAACCGCGTGCCGTTGCAACAATGCGCGTCGGTCAGCGTGCCCGAACCGCGCCAATTGGCGATTTCGGTGTGGGACCCAACCAATGTCAAGGCGGTGGAAAAGGCGATTAGCGACGCCGGGTTGGGATTGAACCCGCAGACCGAGGGCACGACCATAAGGTTGCGTATTCCCGAATTGAATGAAGAACGCCGCATGGAATTGATAAAGCTGGGCCACAAATACGCCGAAACTGCCAAGGTGGCGGTGCGCAATTTGCGACGCGACCATTTGGAATTTATTAAAAAAAATGAAAAGGATAAAAAAATTGGCGAGGATGACGCGCGGCAACAGGCCGAGGTGGCGCAAAAACTAACCGATAAATTCATTGCCGAAATTGACAAGATGATGGCCGATAAAGAAAAAGATATTAAACATATTTAG